The DNA segment ATGTGCGTGCGCGCGCCGGCTTGCTGTTCCAGGACCCCGACGACCAGTTGTTCTGCCCAACGGTGGCCGAGGACGTGGCTTTCGGACCGCTCAACCTGGGCCTGGGGCGCGCCGAGGCGGCGCGGAGGGTGGACGAGACCCTGGAGGCCTTGGGCATCCCGGAGTTTCGTGACCGGGTGGCGATCCGCCTTTCGGGTGGCGAGAAGCGGCTGGTCACCCTGGCGACCGTGCTGGCCATGCGGCCCGAGGTCCTGTTGCTGGACGAACCCTCCAACGCATTGGACGAGAAGGCGCTGGAGCGGCTGTTGGCCATTCTGGAGGGATTGCCCCAGGCCATGGTGGTGGTCTCTCACGACCGCCGCGTGGTCGACCGACTGGCGACGCGCCGGGTCGAACTGCGTCATGGAAAGTTCATCGTGCCTTAACCGCGCCTTAATCGCGGTCCACCACTGTCGACCATGGAAAGAGACATGGAAAAGCCA comes from the Magnetospirillum sp. WYHS-4 genome and includes:
- a CDS encoding energy-coupling factor ABC transporter ATP-binding protein, producing MSLFILSGLGFAYDSGRPVLAGLDFALAAGERVAVVGANGTGKTTLLHLMVGLLHPQAGTVTAFGRERRSEEDFIDVRARAGLLFQDPDDQLFCPTVAEDVAFGPLNLGLGRAEAARRVDETLEALGIPEFRDRVAIRLSGGEKRLVTLATVLAMRPEVLLLDEPSNALDEKALERLLAILEGLPQAMVVVSHDRRVVDRLATRRVELRHGKFIVP